Below is a window of Labilithrix sp. DNA.
CGGAACCATGCGCGCGCGACTTCGCCGCGAAGGAGCGAGACGGGGCGTCAGAGCGCGCGGCGGAGGGTCAGGCGCGAGCTTGTTCCCGCCGCGCCCGCCCGTGCCCCAAGCGCCGGCGCGTATGCTCCCGCGCGAGCTTGTTCCCGCCGCGCGCCCGCCCGTGCCCCAAGCGCCGGCGCGTATGCTCCCGCGGCGGCGCTTTCGCCGCTCGCGCGTGTCCCAGCCGCGTACGCTCCCGCGCGGGGCGCGCGGTTCTTCGCGGCGCCTGCGCGCCGGAACCAAGCACGCGCGCGACTTCGCCGCGAAGGAGCGAGACGGGGCGTCAGAGCGCGAGCTTGTTCCCGCCGCGCCCGCCCGCGCCCCAAAGCGCCGGCGCGCATGCTCCCGCGCGAGCTTGTTCCCGCCGCGCCCGCCCGCGCCCCAAGCGCCGGCGCGCATGCTCCCGCGCGAGCTTGTTCCCGCCGCGCCCGCCCGCGCCCCAAAGCGCCGGCGCGTATGCTCGCGCGCCGGCGTTCTCGCCGCCCGCGCGTGTCCCAAGGCGCCGCGTATGCTCGCGCGCCCGCGTGGTTCTTCGCCGCGCTCGCGCGCGGCCCAAGCGCGCCGCGCGTGGCCCAAGCGCGCCAGCGCGCCCAGCGCCGCGAAGGAGTCAGAGCGCGCGGCGGAGGGTCAGGGTGCCCTCTGGGGCGGTGGGGTCGACTGTGGCGCCGCGGCGGTCGGCGGCGCCGGTGCGGAGCATGCCGTCCTCGTATTGCAGCACGTAGGGCGCGCGTGCGCGGATGCGGGATGCCTCTGCGTCGCGGCCCCGCTCCGCCTCGCCGACGACGAAGACCGTGACCGCGTGTGTCTTCGTCGACGCGGTCGCCGGCGTCGTGCGTGGGCGGCAGAGGCGCGCGACCTCGGCGCTGCGGTCGGCGACGGCGCAACGATCGACCACGGCGCGATCGTCCCCCACCGGCGCCGCGCCGAGCGCGCGCGCTGCGCCCGCGCGCACGAGCTCGTGTGGATCGTCCGCGAGGAGCTTCCGCTCCGCGCGGCCGTCGCCGCAGCGCCGCTTCAGCGCGGCGAGGCCCGAGAGCGCGTTCGCGCGCACCGCGGCGCGGCCGTCGGCGAGACCGTTGCAGAGTGCACGTGTCGCTTCGTCGGCGCCGGCGCGGCGGCCGACGCGGCCGATCGCGGCCGCGGCGTTGGCGGCGGTGTCGGCGTCGCCGGCGCGGAGCAGCGTGTCGAGGAAGCCGATCGTGCTCGCGTCTCCGATCGCGCCGAGCGCCCAGGCCGCGTTCGCGCGGACGCCGGGATCGGGATCGGACGCGAGCGCGCGCGCGGTCGCGATCGCGCCCGGGTGCGCGGCCAGCATCGTCGCGATCGCGCGGCGATCGTCGACGTCGGTCGTCTTCGCCGCCGTCGCGAGCGCGCCGGCCATGCTCGGCAGGCGCGCGCGGCCCGCGGCCTCGATCACCGCGTCGCGCTCCGGCCCCGCCGCGACCCCCAGCTCCCGGAGGACACGGCGCGCCGCGTTCTCCTCCGGCACACGCTCGAGCACGCCGCCGAGCGCGGTGAAGAGCGCGTAGCGATCGAGCTCCTCTCCGCCGTCGAGCTTCGCGAGGAGGAGCTTCCGCGCCTTCGCGCCGCCGCTCGCCGCGATCGCGACCGCGGCGTGGAGGCGGACCGCGGGCTCGGTGTCGGCGAGGAGCGGCACGAGCGCGTCGTCGGCCTGCTCCTGCACGCTCGCGGCGCCGCCGAGCGCGCCGAGCGCGTCGATCGCGGCGAGCCGCAGCGTCTCGTCCTTCGCGCTCACGAGGCCGACGAGCTCGGTCGCGGCGCGCGGCGCGCCCGTGCGGCCGAGCAACGTCGCGACCGCGGCGCGCTCGCGCGGCGACGTGCGCGGGTTGTTGAGCGTCGCCGCGAGCGGCTCGACCGCGCGCCCGTCCGGTTTCGCCGGATCGAGCAGCGCCGTCGCCGCCTTCAGCGCCTCTTCGCGCGCCTGCGGGCTCGGATCGGAGACGTACTCGAGCACGACCGGCACCTCGGCCGCGGACCCGCACCCCGTGAGCGCGCGGAGCGCGGCCGCCGGCGGCAAGGTGCCCTTGCGGAGCGCGGCGACGATCGCGGGCGCGCTCGCCGTCGAGCGGAGCTCGCCGAGGACCCAGGCCGCCGACGTCGCCACCGCGGGCGTGATCGGACGATCGAGGAGCGCGGTGAGCTCCACCGCCGCGGGCTGCCCCGCCGACACGAGCGCGTCGCGCACCGGCGTGCGCTCGAGCCCCGCCGTCGCGTCCTCCTGCGTGCCGAGCGCCTGGATCAGCGCCTTCACCGCGTTCGGCGTGCCGATGCGGCCGAGCGCGACGAGCGCGGACTGCCGGACGCCGAGGTTGCGATCGAGCGCGAGCGGCGCGATCGCGAGCGCCGCCTCCGGCGCCCGGAGGCGGCCGAGCGCCGCGAGCGCCTCGATCCGCACCTCCGCGACGTTGTCGCGCAGCGCGAGCAAGAGCGCCTGCGTCGCGCGCCCGTCGCCGAGATCGCCGAGCGCGCGCACCACCGCCTGCCGCACGTCCGGCACCGAGTCCTGCACCTTGCCGACGAGCGGCACCACCGCGCGCGCGTCGCCGAGCCGCGCGAGCGCGCGCGCGACCTGCACCCGCACGTTCGGCGTCGGATCGTCGAGCTTGGCCGCGAGCGGCGCGATCGCCTCCGCCGATCCCGACGAGCCGAGCGCGTCGGCGCAGGCGAAGCGCACCTGCTGATCGGAGTCGCCGAGCGCGCGCGCGACCGGCTGCACCGCGCGCGGGTTCGGCATCGCGTGCGCGACCTCGCACGCCGCGACGCGGAGGCGCGTCTCGCGCTCGCCGAGCCACGTGATCGCGATGTCGGTCGCGCCCTGGACGCGGAGGCGGATCGCCGACTGCGCCGCGGCGAGGCGCACGTCGACGTCGCCGTCGTTCATTGCCTTCAGCACGAGCGGCGTCGCGCGCGCGCCGCCGAGGCTCGCGAGATCGCGCGCCGCGATCCGGCGCGTCGCGGGATCCGGCGACGAGAGCCCGCGCTCGACCCGCTCCGGAACGTCGGGCCAGACGAGCGCCTCCGCCGAGGCCGGCGCGAGCGACAGCGCGAAGAGGAGACCGAGGCAGAGCCGCGAGCGCACGGCGTCAGCTTATCACGCGTGACCCTCAGGCGTCGCCGAGGCCGGTGCTGGAGAGCGGGGGCGGCGGGCGCGAGCGGGTCTCGTCGGGATCGACCTCCTTCATCGCGAAGAACGTCTCGAAGACCGACTGGCCGACGTAGTTCAGGCGCTGCTGGAGGTTGTCGATGTACTCGTGGAGGCCGCGCCCGAGGATCTCGCGCGTGTCGGCGTACGAGAGCTCCGAGTTGAGGCGGCCGAGCTCGCGCTCCGCGCCGTTCGTCCAGGTGCCCATCTGCGCGCCGGTGATCGCGTGGAGCGAGCGCTCCGCCTTGCTCAGGCAATAGAAGACGGAGCGCGGGAACTTGCGATCGAGGAGGAGGTACTCGACGACCTTGTTCGGCGTGATGGTGTGGAACTTCTTCCGGAACATCTCGAACGCCGACGCCGAGCGGAGGAGCGCGCTCCAGTGGAGCGCGTCGAGCGTCGTCCCCACGTCGGACGGCTGCGGCAGGAGCAGGAAGTACTTCACGTCGAGGATGCGCGACGTCTTGTCCGCGCGCTCGAGCAGCCGCCCGAGGCGCCCGAAGTGCCACGCCTCGGTGTGGCTCATCGTGAGGTAGGTCGTGCCGACGAACTGATGCGACGCCTGCTTCACCTCGGTGAAGAAGTCGTGCGGCGTGTCGAGCGCCGCCTTCGTGCGCGCCGCCTCCGTGACCATGAGGTAGGCGTGATTGACCTGCTCCCACATCTCCGAGGAGATGATCTCGCGCACCGAGCGCGCGTTCTCGCGCGCGAGCTGGAGGCAGGAGACGATCGAGTTCGGGCTCTCGCGATCGAACGTCAGGAAGTCGAGGACGTTGTCGCGCGTCGCGTGACCCTCGCCGTACTTCTTCCGAAAGAGCTCGTTGTCCCCCGTCGTCGCGACGAGCGGCTCCCACTGCTCCCCCGCCTCCGGGAAATCGAGCGCGAGGTGGAGGTTCACGTCGACGAAGCGCGCGACGTTCTCCGCCCGCTCGACGTAGCGGTTCATCCAGTAGATCGCGTCCGCGACACGGCTCAGCATCTCAAGACCCCTGCGACTGCGATTGGCCGTTCGTCGCGACCGGCCCCGGCGGCGGCGAGAGCGAGTCGCCCTCGGCGAGCACCCACGTGTCCTTGCTCCCGCCGCCCTGCGACGAGTTCACGACGCACGAGCCCTTGCGGAGCGCGACGCGGGTGAGGCCGCCCGGGAGGACGAAGATGTCGTCGCCGTAGAGCACGTACGGACGGAGGTCGACGTGACGGCCTTCGATCGCGTCGTCGACGATGGTCGGCACGCGCGAGAGGCCGAGCATCGGCTGCGCGATGTAGTTGCGCGGGTTCTTCTGCACCTTCAGCTTGAAGTCTTCCTGCTCCGCCTTCGAGGCCTGCGGGCCGACGAGCATGCCGTAGCCGCCGGACTCGTTCGCCGCCTTCACGACGAGGTCGCCGATGTTCGCGACGACGTGCGCGAGGTCCTTCGGGTCTTCGCACATGTACGTCGGCACGTTCGGCAGGATCGCCTTTTCGCCGAGGTAGTACTCGATCATCTTCGGCACGTAGGCGTAGACGACCTTGTCGTCGGCGACGCCGTTGCCCGGCGCGTTCGCGAGCGCGACCTTGCCCGCGCGGTACACGTCGACGAGACCCGGCACCCCGAGGAGCGAGTCCGGGCGGAACGCCTTCGGATCGAGGAAGACGTCGTCGATGCGGCGGTAGATGACGTCGACGCGCTGGAACCCGCGCGTCGTGCGCATGTAGACGCGGTCGTCGCGCACCACGAGGTCGCGGCCCTCCACGAGCTCGACGCCCATCTGCTGCGCGAGGAAGGAGTGCTCGAAGTAGGCCGAGTTGTAGACTCCCGGCGTGAGGACGACGACGGTGGGCGAGCCGTTCGCGCCGACGTGCTGCAGCGTCTCGAGGAGCTTGGTCGGGTAGAGGTCGACCGGGCGGACGCGGAGCTGATCGAAGATCTGCGGGAACGTGCGCTTCATCACCTGCCGGTTCTCGAGCACGTACGAGACGCCGGACGGGCAGCGCAGGTTGTCCTCCAGCACGTAGAACTGCCCGTCGCGATCGCGGACGAGATCGGTGCCGACGACGTGACAGAAGATGTCCTTCGGCGGGCGGATGCCGTTGCAGGCCGGGAGGTAGCTCGAGGCGGAGAGGACGAGCGACTCGGGGACGATCCCGTCCTTGATGATCTTCCGCGCGCCGTAGATGTCGCCGATGAAGAGGTTCAGCGCGCGCACGCGCTGCTTGAGGCCGCGCTCGATCGTGCGCCAGTCGCTCGCGCCGATGACGCGCGGGATGATGTCGAACGGGAAGATCTTCTCCGTTCCGGCAGCATCGCCATAAACGTTGAAAGTGATCCCGCGCATGAGGAGCGCCCGCTCTGCGGCGATCTGGCGCTGGCGGAGCTCGACGGGGTCGAGGGCGCCGAGGCGCTGGGCGAGGAGGCTCGCGGAGGGGCGGGGAGTCTTCGGATCTTCGAACATCTCATCGAAGAATCCGCCGGTGTCGTACGCGTCGAAATGCACGTGATCGGAGCCTAAAGGAGCGAGGGTTTCGGCGACGTTTCAGCCGCCAAGCGTCCTACCAGGTCGGCGCGTGTCCTGAAATACTCACCGGCTCGGGCCGACTATCTTCATTGAGATTGTTGTCGAGAGTAGCTCCTCGATACAATTGCCGGTTGGAGAGAGGAACGTGGCCCAACTCGGCAAGTACCAGCTCGTCGCGGAGATCGCGCGCGGAGGCATGGGCATCGTGTACCTCGCGGTCGCCCGCGGGCCCGCGCGCTTCAACAAGCTCCTCGTCGTGAAGCAGCTCAAGCCGGAGCTCGTCGAGGACACGACCTTCCTCGAGATGTTCCTCGAGGAGGCGCGGCTCGCGGCGCGGCTCAGCCACCCCAACATCGTCCAGACCTACGAGATCGGCAACGACGACAACCGTCACTACATGGTCATGGACTACCTCGAGGGCGTCACCCTCGCGCGGGTCCTCAAGAAGAAGAAGGAGTCGTTCACGCTCGCGATGCACCTGCGCATCCTCTGTGAGGCGCTGCAGGGGCTGCACCACGCGCACACGCTGACCGACTTCGACAACACGCCGCTCGGGATCGTCCATCGCGACGCGACCCCGCAGAACCTCTTCGTGACGTTCGACGGGCAGGTGAAGGTCGTCGACTTCGGCATCGCGAAGGCGCTCGACTCGAGCCTCGAGACCAAGACCGGCGTGCTCAAGGGCAAGCCTTCGTACATGGCGCCCGAGCAGATCGCGGGCGACGTCGATCCGCGCTCGGACGTGTTCACGGCCGGCGTGATGATCTGGGAGGCGGTCGCCGGCCGCCGGATGTGGGCGCGGCAGAGCGACGTCGAGATCCTCACCCACATCATCAAGGGTGAGGTCCCGTCGCTCGCGACGGAGGTGCCGGACGCGCCCGCCGAGCTCGTCCGCATCGTCGAGAAGGCGCTCAAGAAGTCGCGCGACGAGCGCTACGAGAGCGCGGCCTCGCTCCAGGAGGACCTCGAGAAGTACCTCACCGCCAGCGGCATGAACGTCTCGCTCCGCGAGATCGGGAAGGTCGTCGCCGAGATCTTCGCGGGCGAGCGCGAGCAGATCCGGGGGACGATCGAGAAGCACCTCGCCTCCATCGCGGCGGGCAAGGAGGCGGAGCAGACGCGCCTCCCCAGCATTCGCCCGCCGGTGTCCGGCGAAGGCAACACTCCCGCGGGCCAGCACACGAGCGAGCCGTCGATCCCGAGCTCGCCGACGGGCGGCAAGACGCCGGCCGGTACGGAGCTGCCGTCGACGCCGGTCGCGGCGAGCGCGGCGCCGGCCGCGCCGGGAGGGCGAATGCGGACCTTCGTCGTGGCCGCGATCGTCGCCGTCGTCGCGATCGGCGGGACCGCGGTCGCGATGCGCTCGAAGGACCCCGGCCCGGTCGCGTCGCCGACCCCGCCGCCTCCCGCGCCGACGGAGGCGCCGGTCGTCGAGCGGAAGACCGCGCCGCAGCCGGCGGGGCCGACGACGCACGAGGTCGCGGTGAAGGCGCTCCCGAAGACGTCGGTCCTCTCGATCGACGGCGTCGAGGTCTCGAACCCGGTGACGCGACGCTGCGAGCACGGGCGCTCGTTCACCGTTCACGTCTCCGCCGGCGGGCACGTGAGCCAGGACCGCACGCTCTCGTGCGACAAGGATCAATCGGTCGAAATCGCGCTGACGTCCGCGCCGATCGGCTATGTACCGCCGAAGCCGAAGCCGGCGACGCCCTCCGCGCCCGTCGCCTCCGTCCCGGCCGCTCCGGAGCCGAAGGCGACCGACGTAGGTCCGCAAGGCGGCGCCAAGCCCAATCGACCCATCGACACCGCGAGCCCATACAAATGAACCGAACTGGACGGAGCGAAGCAAAGTGAACCTTCGTGTCGGGGCGGCCCTCGTGCTGGCCCTCTCTCTCGCGACGAGCGCCGCCGGCGCTCAGTCGGCAGCCGCTCCTACCGAAGAAGCGCAGAAGGAAGCGAACACCCACTTCCAGCGCGCGGTCACGCTCTACTCGGAGGCCGACTACCGCGGCGCGCTCGTGGAGTTCAAGCGCGCGTACGAGATCGCGCCGCACGTGCAGGTCCTCTACAACATCGGTCAGGCCTACTACCAGAACCAGAGCTACGCCGAGGCGCTCACGACGTTCGAGCGCTTCCTCGCGGAGGGCGGGCAGGGCCACAAAGAGGAGGTCGAGCGCGCGATCGTCGTGCTCAAGACGCGCGTCGGGAAGATCGACGTGTCGACGCCGACGCCCGGCTGGGACCTCACGCTCGACGACGAGCCGGTCGGCAAGACGCCGCTCGCGAAGCCGCTCGCGGTGAGCATCGGCAGGCGCAAGCTCGTCGCGACGAAGGCAGGGGAGGCTCCGCAGACGAAGTTCGTCGAGGTCTCGGCCGGCGAGACGAAGGCGGTGACGTTCGACGCAGGCCACGTCGCTCCGCCGCCCCCGCCGCCTCGCGCGAGCGCGCCGGAGCAGGAGGGGCCCGTCGTCCCGCACAAGCGGAGCCCGCTCTACACGGTGGGCTGGGTCACCGCCGGCGCGCTCGCGGCGGGCGCGGTCGTGACGGGCATCCTCGCCGTGTCGAGCGCGGACGACCTCGACCAGGCGCGCAACACGTTCCCCGGCAACGCGCGGGACATCGACTCGAAGGCGTCCACGACGACCGCGCTCTCGGTCACGACCGACGCCCTCGCCGCCTCGGCGATCATCGTCGGCGGCGTCACGCTCTACTTCACGCTCACGCGTCCGAAGAGCCCCAAGGCCGCCGGCACGACGGTCCGGGTCGGCGGTGGGCCCGGCAGCCTCATCCTCGGTGGTACGTTCTGATGCTCGTTCGGCGACTCCGTCTCGGCCTTGCCTTCCTCTTCTTCGGCACCGCGGCGTGCACCCTCATCCTCGATCGGAGCAGCGAGCAGTGCTCGAACAGCGGTGACTGCGCGACCTTCGGCCCGCGCGCGATGTGCGTGTCGAACGTGTGCGTCGCGCCGCCGGAGACCGACTCGGGCATCGATCGAGACGTGCCCGACACGAGCGAGCCGGAGGTCCCCGACGCGGGCGACGAGGACGCGGACGCGGACGCGGGCGAGACGTTCGGTCACCCCGGCTGCTTCCGCGGCACGCCGACGACGAACGAGGAGCTCCTCAACGCGTGCACGCGCGCGGCCTGCGTGCCGTTCGACAACTGCGCGCGGCTCGGCCTCTGCGACGGCGGGCTCCTCGGCGCGATCCCGCCGACCGGCACGCCGCCGCCCGCCGCCGTCACCCCCGACAGCGGGGCGACCCAGCTCTGCACCGATCTCGCGGCCGCGGCCGGCCTCCAGATCGTCTACGTGACGGGCTCCTCGAACTTCCCGCCCTTCCTCGCCATCTTCACGCCGGTGCTCGCGAAGTCCGGCTTCACCGTCGTCTGGCAGACGTCGAACTCGTGCGCCGGCGTCGACTCGCAGTTCAACACCTACGCGCCGGCGGCGCTCCAGACCACGAACAAGCAGAAGATGTTCGAGCGTCCGGGCCGCACGACGCTCTTCTACAACGCGAACGGCACCACCACGCCGTGCCTCATCGCGGACGAGGTCGTCCCGGATATCGGCGAATCCGATATTTACGCTCAAACGTGCACGGCGAACATCGGCTACGACGCGATCGCGGCGGGCGGGAGCAACGTCGGCGAGTACCTCGGCCCGACGCTCCCGATGTACTTCATCACGCCGAAGCGTTCGACGCAGACGGTGTTCAGCGCGGAGGCGGGGCAGGCGGTCTTCGGCCGCGGCGGCACGCCGGGCGCCGAGGCGGGTGTGGCCGAGCCGATGCCCTACGACGACCCGGCCCAGTTCTTCATCCGCGCCTCGAGCACGGCGACGAACCAGATCATCTCGCGAGGGATCCTCGTCGAGCCGACGCAGTGGTGGGGCGTCGACAAGAACACCGCCCAGACGATGGCGGCGCAGATGCTCCAGGTCCCGCAGAACCTGGCCGAGAAGACGATCGGGATCATCTCCGCCGACTTCGCCGACAGCGAGCGCGACAACATCAAGACGCTCGCCTTCCAGGCGCGGGGGCAGTCCTGCGGCTTCTGGCCGGACTCCACCGAGCGCACGTTCGACAAGCAGAACGTGCGCGACGGGCACTATCCGATGTGGGGGCCGCTCCACTTCTTCGCCAAGGTCCCGACCAACGCCGCCGCCGGCGCGTTCGTCTCCAAGTTCTCGGTGCCGCGCCTCGACGAGGAGCTCGTCGTCGGCATGGCGAACGGCCACGTCATCCCCGCCTGCGCGATGAAGGTCGCGCGCGACACCGAGATGGGACCGATCCGCGCGGCCGGCATCGCCGACCGGCCCTACAGCTGCGACTGCTTCTTCGACAAGACCGCGAACGGCGTCGTCGACGAGGCGGTCTGCAAGACGTGCACGACCGCGCTCGACTGCAAGGACCCCGCGCGGCCCGCGTGCAACTACGGGTACTGCGAAGAGCGCTGACCCGTCGTCACGAGAGGCCGCTGCGGCGGCGCGTGAACCAGTGGACGCCGAGGAGCGCGGCGGCGGCGAGCGTCCACGTCCACGGCGGCGCGAGCGGCACGACGTGGCGCTCCGCGCTGATGACGGCGGGCTTCGGGAGCGGGAGCGCGAGGTCCTCGTCCGCCCAGCGGAACGTGCCGCCGGAGGCGTTCGCGATCGCGCGGAGGCGATCGCCGTCGGGGCGCGAGTCGGCCCACTCGTCGCCGCCGGTCTCGCACGCGAAGTCGCGGCGGGTGGTCGGACCGGGGCCGAGCTTGAGGCGCGCGGTGTAGCCGCCGGCGGGGAGGGGCGGCAGCGTCGCGTCGATCGTCGCGCCGCTCGTGCTCTTCGGGACCTCGACCTTCGTCGTCGCGACGTCCTGCTGATCGAGGCGGCGGATCTCGATCGTCATCGGCTTGTCCTTCGCGCTGTCCGGCGCGCGCACGCGGAGCTTCGCCGGCTCGCCCGCGACGCAGGGCGAGGCGAGATCGAGCTGCCCCGGCTCGAACCGCGGGTCGCGCATGAGCCAGCCGAGCAAGCCGTCCCACATCGCGCCGTAGCCGCGGCCCGACGTGCGCGCCCCGAGCTGGGAGAACTCGAGCTGCCACGCGCCGTCGATGCCGAGCGCGATCGAGCGCCCGTCGCCCTGGTCGCCGATCGCGAGGATCGGCATCGGTTGTCCCGATTTTGTCGTTCGTCCCGGATGCGACCACAGCACGAGGCCGCCGGGCCGCACGTCGCCGAGGATGTTCGCGCCCGGCATCATCGGGAGCTCGTCGTCCACGACGTCGCGGAGCGGCGCGAGGAGGGGCGCGGTCTTGCCGTCCTCCGTCCACGCCGGCGTGACGTTCGCGACGTCGGCCGCGGTCGCGCCGCGATCGCTGTCGAGCGAGACGGGGAGCACCTCCGCGAGCGGCGTGCCGGCGTAGCCGCCCGCGACGAACGAGTTCTGCCCGCCGACCATGATGAGGCCGCCGCCCGTCTTCACGTAGCGCGCGAGCTGGGGGAGGTGCTTCTCGAGGCCGTACGGCTGCGCGTCGAAGTCCTGGAGCACGACCGCGTCGAAGGACGGGAGGTGCTCGGTGAAGAGCTCGTCGACGGGGAAGGGGATGAGGGAGAGGTCCTCCTGCCGCGCGTTCGGTGCGTCGCTCCCCGTGCGCAAGATGAAGAACGCGACGACGTCGACGGAGGCGTCGCTCTTCAGCCACTGCCGGAGCGCGCGCACGTCGTTGGTGGGGCGCCCCGCGACGTGGAGCACGCGCACCCGCTCGCGCGCGACGACGAAGGTGAGGAGGCGGCGATCGTTCTCCGGGATCGTGTCGCCCGACGGCGGCGTGATCGCGACCTCGATGATGCGCGCGCCGGCGCGCTCGAGCGTGACGGAGAGATCGACCGTGCCCTTGCCGTCCTTGAGGTGCGAGAGGCCGGTCGCGAGGAGCGCGGGCGGACCGTCCTCTCGCAGCTCACGCGCGGTGACGGTGAGCTCGTCGCAGGAGAGCCCTCCCGCGCAGCCGACCTCGACGCGGAGCGGGAGCGGCACGTGCGCGACGGCGGCGCCCGCGGCCGAGACGCGGCGCACGCTCGCGTCGGGCGGCGCGCTCCGCGTCGTGCCGACGGTGTGGATCGGGACCTTGAGCTCGCGGCCGAGCGCGGTGAGCGTCTCCTTCGACGCGTCCTCGCCCGGATCGTCGAGACGCCCGTCGGACACGACGATCACGGCCTGCGGTCGCTCCTCCGCCGACGCTCCGAGCGCGCGGAGCGCGGAGGTGAGGTCGCTCCGCGGGAGGGCCGCCGGCGGCGAGGCGCCCGAGAAACGCAAGGCGCCGTCCGCGGTGGCCGGCGCGATCGGCGCGGGCGCGCCGTCGCCGAAGCCGAGGGTGAGGAGGCGCGCGCTCTTCGACTCTTTCGCGAGCCGCTCGAGCACGCGCGCCTCGACGTCGCGGCGCGGGTCCTTTCCGTTCTGCGGGAGCGCCATCGATCGCGACTGATCGGCGAGGACGACGACCTTCGCGCCGATCACGCTCTCGCGCGCGGCGATGCGGACGGGGCGGAGCACCGCGAGGAGCAGCGCGGCGACGGCGAGCACGCCGGTCGCGACGATCGCGAGGCCGCCGCGCTCACGGCGCCGCAGCTCGTGCGCGACGAGCACGACGAGGCTCAGCACGACGAGCACGCACGCGGCGATCGCCGCCCACGGAGGGAGGTCGCCGTTGACCGCGAGGCGGGAGCTCAGCGCCGTGTCCACGCGCGTCCAGCGTCAGGGGATCAGCGCACCGGCGCGGCGGCGCATGAGGAAGGGGGCGTGGACCTGATCGTCTTTGTAGTTCGAGCAGAGCACGTACATCGCGACGTTCACGGCGAGGCGGATCGCGCGCTCGCGCTGGAGGTCGCCGCCGGGGACGACGGGGTTCTCCCACGCCCCGGTCGCGCCGCGCGCGAGCGCGCCGCCGAGATCGTGGGCCGAGAACACGACCTGGGTCTGACCGCCGCGGACGATCGCGTCGAGCGTCTTCGGCCCCGCGACGCGGCCCTCCGCGCGCTTGAGCAGGTAGTACGACTTGAAGAGGACGTGGTCGGCCGCGAGCGGGATCGGGCTCGTGTCGGGGAGGACGCGCGCGATCTCGGTGCGCGCGGTGCGCCCGAACGCGCTGGGCTTGGGCGACTCCGAGCTCGAGTCGTCCGCCACGCCGGCGTCGTCGACGAGGAGGACGCCGCCGAGCGCGAAGAACTTCCGGAGGCCCGCGATCTCGCCCGGGGTGAGGGGAGAGAGCGCCGTGTCGCCGCTCCACCAGAGGAAGGGAGCGTCGACGACGGCCGGATCGTCCGCGCGCACGTTGGTGGGCTTCAGACGCGCGGGCGCGCTCGTCCTTTGCACGAGCTCCCACGACCAGCGGGCGCCGGCCGAGGCGCGGGCCGGCCCCGTCGTCCCGCCGGCGAGGAGCCCGCGCGGATCGAACGCCCCCACGTCGCCGAAGGCCTTGGCCGGCCGCGGGAGGGCGGCGACGAGCACGACGACGGCGAGCGCAAAGGACAGGAGGGCCGCGCGTTTCATACGCCCGACACGTTACTCGCTCGGGCGAAGGACAGGTAGCCGGTGTCGGGACGAAATAGCTCGTCACAGTCGGCGCGTTCCCTTCGACGGAGCCCGTACAGAAGGAGCCCGCCCCCATGCCGTCACGTCGCCTCACGTCGATCTTCCTCCGCACCGCCGGCACCGCCCTCGTCGCCGGCATCCTCCTCCTCCCGCGCGCGCTCCAGGCCGAGGAGGTCTCCGACGAGGAGCGCCTCGGTGAATACGACGAGGACGGCGAGCGTTTCGGCTCGATCGTGGTGAAGGGGGAGCTCGTCGCGTCGTCGTCCGCGCCCGGCGGGTGGACCCTCCTCCGCACGTACGAGAACAAGGGCGAAGAGAAGGCCCGCGTCGTCGTCGAGGAGCGCGTGACCCGCACCGTGTCGGAGATGGGGACGCGCGTCTCGCCCGCGCCCGAGGCGGTGCTCGTCCGCACGCAGGTCCTCGAGCTCGCCGCGCACGAGAAGAAGTCGATCGGCACCTACCTCC
It encodes the following:
- a CDS encoding HEAT repeat domain-containing protein, whose amino-acid sequence is MRSRLCLGLLFALSLAPASAEALVWPDVPERVERGLSSPDPATRRIAARDLASLGGARATPLVLKAMNDGDVDVRLAAAQSAIRLRVQGATDIAITWLGERETRLRVAACEVAHAMPNPRAVQPVARALGDSDQQVRFACADALGSSGSAEAIAPLAAKLDDPTPNVRVQVARALARLGDARAVVPLVGKVQDSVPDVRQAVVRALGDLGDGRATQALLLALRDNVAEVRIEALAALGRLRAPEAALAIAPLALDRNLGVRQSALVALGRIGTPNAVKALIQALGTQEDATAGLERTPVRDALVSAGQPAAVELTALLDRPITPAVATSAAWVLGELRSTASAPAIVAALRKGTLPPAAALRALTGCGSAAEVPVVLEYVSDPSPQAREEALKAATALLDPAKPDGRAVEPLAATLNNPRTSPRERAAVATLLGRTGAPRAATELVGLVSAKDETLRLAAIDALGALGGAASVQEQADDALVPLLADTEPAVRLHAAVAIAASGGAKARKLLLAKLDGGEELDRYALFTALGGVLERVPEENAARRVLRELGVAAGPERDAVIEAAGRARLPSMAGALATAAKTTDVDDRRAIATMLAAHPGAIATARALASDPDPGVRANAAWALGAIGDASTIGFLDTLLRAGDADTAANAAAAIGRVGRRAGADEATRALCNGLADGRAAVRANALSGLAALKRRCGDGRAERKLLADDPHELVRAGAARALGAAPVGDDRAVVDRCAVADRSAEVARLCRPRTTPATASTKTHAVTVFVVGEAERGRDAEASRIRARAPYVLQYEDGMLRTGAADRRGATVDPTAPEGTLTLRRAL
- a CDS encoding alpha-E domain-containing protein, with translation MLSRVADAIYWMNRYVERAENVARFVDVNLHLALDFPEAGEQWEPLVATTGDNELFRKKYGEGHATRDNVLDFLTFDRESPNSIVSCLQLARENARSVREIISSEMWEQVNHAYLMVTEAARTKAALDTPHDFFTEVKQASHQFVGTTYLTMSHTEAWHFGRLGRLLERADKTSRILDVKYFLLLPQPSDVGTTLDALHWSALLRSASAFEMFRKKFHTITPNKVVEYLLLDRKFPRSVFYCLSKAERSLHAITGAQMGTWTNGAERELGRLNSELSYADTREILGRGLHEYIDNLQQRLNYVGQSVFETFFAMKEVDPDETRSRPPPPLSSTGLGDA
- a CDS encoding circularly permuted type 2 ATP-grasp protein; protein product: MFEDPKTPRPSASLLAQRLGALDPVELRQRQIAAERALLMRGITFNVYGDAAGTEKIFPFDIIPRVIGASDWRTIERGLKQRVRALNLFIGDIYGARKIIKDGIVPESLVLSASSYLPACNGIRPPKDIFCHVVGTDLVRDRDGQFYVLEDNLRCPSGVSYVLENRQVMKRTFPQIFDQLRVRPVDLYPTKLLETLQHVGANGSPTVVVLTPGVYNSAYFEHSFLAQQMGVELVEGRDLVVRDDRVYMRTTRGFQRVDVIYRRIDDVFLDPKAFRPDSLLGVPGLVDVYRAGKVALANAPGNGVADDKVVYAYVPKMIEYYLGEKAILPNVPTYMCEDPKDLAHVVANIGDLVVKAANESGGYGMLVGPQASKAEQEDFKLKVQKNPRNYIAQPMLGLSRVPTIVDDAIEGRHVDLRPYVLYGDDIFVLPGGLTRVALRKGSCVVNSSQGGGSKDTWVLAEGDSLSPPPGPVATNGQSQSQGS
- a CDS encoding serine/threonine protein kinase, with the translated sequence MAQLGKYQLVAEIARGGMGIVYLAVARGPARFNKLLVVKQLKPELVEDTTFLEMFLEEARLAARLSHPNIVQTYEIGNDDNRHYMVMDYLEGVTLARVLKKKKESFTLAMHLRILCEALQGLHHAHTLTDFDNTPLGIVHRDATPQNLFVTFDGQVKVVDFGIAKALDSSLETKTGVLKGKPSYMAPEQIAGDVDPRSDVFTAGVMIWEAVAGRRMWARQSDVEILTHIIKGEVPSLATEVPDAPAELVRIVEKALKKSRDERYESAASLQEDLEKYLTASGMNVSLREIGKVVAEIFAGEREQIRGTIEKHLASIAAGKEAEQTRLPSIRPPVSGEGNTPAGQHTSEPSIPSSPTGGKTPAGTELPSTPVAASAAPAAPGGRMRTFVVAAIVAVVAIGGTAVAMRSKDPGPVASPTPPPPAPTEAPVVERKTAPQPAGPTTHEVAVKALPKTSVLSIDGVEVSNPVTRRCEHGRSFTVHVSAGGHVSQDRTLSCDKDQSVEIALTSAPIGYVPPKPKPATPSAPVASVPAAPEPKATDVGPQGGAKPNRPIDTASPYK